One window of the Gymnogyps californianus isolate 813 chromosome 13, ASM1813914v2, whole genome shotgun sequence genome contains the following:
- the TMCC1 gene encoding transmembrane and coiled-coil domains protein 1 isoform X4 produces MVQRFSLRRQLSKIERLEVSSLAQTSSAVASSTDGSINADSVDGTPDPQRTKVAITHLQQKILKLTEQIKIEQTARDDNVAEYLKLANNADKQQSARIKQVFEKKNQKSAQTILQLQKKLEHYHRKLREIEQNGIPRQPKDVFRDMHQGLKDVGAKVTGFSEGVVDSVKGGLSSFSQATHSAAGAVVSKPREIASLIRNKFGSADNIANLKDSLEEGQEDGTGGKALGVIQNFQSSPKYGSEEDCSSATSGSVGANSTTGGPVGASSSKTNTLDMQSSGFDAILHEIQEIRETQARLEESFEDLKVRYQRDYSLIMQTLQEERYRCERLEEQLNDLTELHQNEILNLKQELASMEEKIAYQSYERARDIQEALEACQTRISKMELQQQQQQVVQLEGLENATARNLLGKFINILLAVMAVLLVFVSTVANCVVPLMKTRNRTFSTLFIVVFIAFLWKHWDAITGYLERFLSPPR; encoded by the exons ATCGAGCGATTGGAAGTCAGCAGCCTAGCGCAGACCTCCAGTGCAGTGGCCTCGAGCACTGATGGCAGCATCAATGCAGACTCTGTTGATGGGACCCCGGATCCTCAGCGTACAAAAGTGGCTATCACACACCTGCAACAGAAGATACTGAAGTTGACCGAGCAGATCAAAATCGAACAAACAGCCCGTGATGACAATGTGGCAGAGTACCTGAAACTGGCCAACAATGCAGACAAGCAACAGAGCGCCCGCATTAAGCAAgtgtttgagaagaaaaatcaaaagtcAGCCCAGACCAtcttgcagctgcagaagaaactAGAACATTACCATCGAAAGCTGCGAGAGATTGAACAGAATGGGATCCCTCGGCAGCCGAAGGATGTCTTCAGGGATATGCATCAGGGTTTGAAAGATGTTGGAGCAAAAGTCACTGGCTTCAGTGAGGGAGTAGTAGACAGCGTAAAAGGTGGGCTTTCCAGTTTCTCCCAAGCCACGcattcagcagcaggagctgtggttTCCAAACCCCGGGAGATTGCCTCCCTCATAAGGAACAAGTTTGGGAGTGCAGACAACATTGCTAATCTGAAAGACTCCTTAGAAGAAGGCCAGGAAGATGGGACAGGAGGCAAGGCCCTAGGTGTTATTCAGAACTTTCAGTCAAGCCCAAAATATGGCAGTGAAGAGGATTGCTCCAGTGCCACGTCGGGCTCAGTGGGAGCCAACAGCACAACAGGGGGCCCTGTGGGAGCTTCTAGCTCCAAAACAAACACTCTGGATATGCAGAGCTCAGGGTTTGATGCAATACTGCATGAGATTCAAGAAATTCGAGAGACACAGGCAAGACTGGAAGAATCATTTGAGGACCTTAAGGTTCGCTATCAGAGGGATTACTCATTAATAATGCAGACTCTGCAGGAGGAGCGGTACAG ATGTGAAAGACTCGAAGAGCAGCTAAATGACCTGACTGAGCTCCACCAGAATGAGATCCTCAATTTAAAACAGGAGCTGGCCAGCATGGAGGAGAAAATTGCCTATCAGTCTTATGAGCGAGCCCGGGACATCCAG GAGGCACTGGAAGCGTGCCAGACCCGCATCTCCAagatggagctgcagcagcagcagcagcaagtggTGCAGCTGGAGGGGCTGGAGAACGCCACGGCCAGGAACCTGCTGGGGAAGTTCATCAACATCCTCCTGGCTGTCATGGCTGTCCTCCTCGTCTTCGTCTCCACTGTGGCCAACTGCGTCGTGCCCCTCATGAAGACTCGCAATAGGACGTTCAGCACTTTATTTATAGTGGTTTTCATTGCCTTTTTGTGGAAGCACTGGGACGCCATCACCGGCTACTTGGAACGGTTCTTGTCTCCCCCCAGATGA